One stretch of Actinomycetota bacterium DNA includes these proteins:
- a CDS encoding DUF4190 domain-containing protein — MTDTPSDPPQYPTQPGPPPGQYPQGQYPQGQYPPGGYQAPPRRRNGMGTAALVLGVVALVLVLLLIFSPLGAFLGLLAVIFGIVGIVRANRREADNRGQAVTGLVTGGLALVLGIFFTISVGVWFSTHVNDFNRFGQCLDDATGQAAREECARELSRNLE; from the coding sequence ATGACCGACACCCCTTCGGACCCGCCCCAGTACCCGACCCAGCCGGGCCCGCCGCCGGGCCAGTACCCGCAGGGCCAGTACCCGCAGGGCCAGTACCCGCCGGGTGGCTACCAGGCCCCGCCCCGGCGCCGCAACGGCATGGGCACGGCCGCCCTCGTCCTCGGCGTGGTCGCGCTGGTGCTGGTGCTGCTGCTGATCTTCTCGCCCCTTGGCGCGTTCCTCGGCCTGCTGGCGGTGATCTTCGGCATCGTCGGCATCGTACGGGCCAACCGGCGCGAGGCCGACAACCGCGGCCAGGCCGTGACCGGGCTGGTCACCGGCGGCCTGGCCCTGGTGCTCGGGATCTTCTTCACCATCAGCGTCGGCGTCTGGTTCTCGACCCACGTCAACGACTTCAACCGCTTCGGGCAGTGCCTCGACGACGCCACCGGCCAGGCCGCCCGCGAGGAGTGCGCCCGCGAGCTGTCCCGGAACCTCGAGTAG
- a CDS encoding SdiA-regulated domain-containing protein yields the protein MTTELTVRDVFDLQLREVSGICERAAGDGRPRQLLAIGDDSHHLLVGDLEPAVPASFARHDLEPLLDAAGVGIGRSSQWEGVDTDETGRVFVLREVPGTVFVFDPALERLLHVLPLTVEDDPGEQRAWDADENALGEGLLLLRNGHLFVVKEEKPRQLLEFGLPGERAQGLHADLLIADSGHFPTPDEPAATFHMLSSWDLGGEALERVGDLSDVTVGPDGRVYLLSDESRCIARLQATVPPESGTVAVDRIWALPDRLHQPEGLIITAAWDLLVATDHEEQRENLFLLDGFGPDSASGRPGR from the coding sequence ATGACCACCGAGCTCACCGTCAGGGACGTGTTCGACCTTCAGCTCCGGGAGGTGTCGGGGATCTGCGAGCGGGCCGCCGGCGACGGGCGGCCCCGTCAGCTGCTGGCCATCGGCGACGACAGCCACCACCTGCTGGTGGGCGACCTGGAGCCGGCGGTGCCGGCCAGCTTCGCCCGCCACGACCTGGAGCCGCTGCTGGACGCGGCGGGCGTGGGCATCGGCCGCAGCTCCCAGTGGGAGGGGGTCGACACCGACGAGACGGGGCGGGTGTTCGTGCTCCGCGAGGTCCCGGGCACGGTGTTCGTGTTCGACCCGGCACTGGAACGGCTGCTCCACGTCCTCCCCCTCACCGTCGAGGACGACCCGGGCGAGCAGCGGGCCTGGGACGCCGACGAGAACGCTCTCGGTGAGGGCCTGCTGCTCCTCCGCAACGGCCACCTGTTCGTGGTCAAGGAGGAGAAGCCCCGCCAGCTGCTCGAGTTCGGGCTCCCCGGCGAGCGGGCCCAGGGCCTCCACGCCGACCTGCTGATCGCCGACAGCGGCCACTTCCCCACCCCGGACGAGCCGGCCGCCACCTTCCACATGCTGTCGTCCTGGGACCTGGGCGGGGAGGCGCTGGAGCGGGTCGGCGACCTCAGCGACGTCACCGTCGGCCCCGACGGCCGCGTCTACCTGCTCAGCGACGAATCCCGCTGCATCGCCCGGCTCCAGGCCACCGTCCCACCCGAGTCCGGGACGGTGGCCGTCGACCGCATCTGGGCCCTGCCCGACCGCCTCCACCAGCCCGAGGGCCTGATCATCACCGCCGCCTGGGACCTGCTGGTGGCCACCGACCACGAGGAGCAGCGCGAGAACCTGTTCCTGCTCGACGGGTTCGGGCCTGACTCGGCTAGCGGGAGACCTGGCCGGTAG
- a CDS encoding DUF1684 domain-containing protein: MDGALELDDWRRRVALLYLTGPTEGEAGAAGFRRGRDELFRDHPQSALDDGQRARFTGLPWFPYDPGARVTAEPRPPDDGSELAVDTGGEDGTVRYRRVARLATPFGDLTLFWTLGYGGGLFLPFRDATAGDETYGAGRYLTDTVKGTWGRGLVHQGGRVVLDFNYAYNPSCAYNARWACPLAPPENHLTAEVRAGERAYPDPA; the protein is encoded by the coding sequence ATGGACGGGGCGCTGGAGCTGGACGACTGGCGGCGGCGGGTCGCGCTGCTGTATCTGACCGGCCCGACCGAGGGCGAGGCCGGGGCGGCGGGGTTCCGGCGTGGCCGCGACGAGCTGTTCCGCGACCACCCCCAGTCGGCCCTCGACGACGGGCAGCGGGCCCGGTTCACGGGCCTGCCCTGGTTCCCCTACGACCCCGGGGCCCGGGTGACCGCCGAACCGCGCCCGCCGGACGACGGTTCCGAGCTGGCCGTGGACACCGGCGGCGAGGACGGCACCGTCCGCTACCGGCGGGTGGCCCGCCTGGCCACCCCGTTCGGCGACCTGACCCTGTTCTGGACCCTCGGCTACGGCGGCGGCCTGTTCCTCCCCTTCCGGGACGCCACCGCCGGCGACGAGACCTACGGGGCCGGGCGCTACCTGACCGACACCGTCAAGGGCACCTGGGGCCGCGGCCTGGTCCACCAGGGCGGCCGGGTGGTGCTCGACTTCAACTACGCCTACAACCCGTCGTGCGCCTACAACGCCCGCTGGGCGTGCCCGCTGGCCCCGCCCGAGAACCACCTCACCGCGGAGGTCCGGGCCGGGGAGCGCGCCTACCCCGACCCGGCCTGA
- a CDS encoding xylan 1,4-beta-xylosidase has product MSEAKEFTWEGPRGGHFAAAPAVLDAPAGLAARPGRAQVTLEWAPVDGAIGYLVHRADAPEGPLVALDHHGGDTVWAVPHPPYADTQVEAGVTRWYAVAAIPDVHTTGPLSAPVAAAPEAAGEAVVAVTVDAARPAGPLHRPWRPMIGSEHLSHMLSADRTGGRPIGEELTEALRIVHDELGVAAVRAHGILGDDLGTYREAGGRPVHDFNGIDRVYDRLLGVGLRPVVELAYMPRALARDPDHLAFSYEGVSSPPRDWDRWGGLVRDLVQHLVDRYGLDEVRDHWAFEVWNEPNLEYFWSGDAGDYLRLYDTAARAVRSVDPGLRVGGPATAAVGWVEDLVAHSEKTGVPLDFVSTHLYGSPPLDLRPALARHGREDAAIWWTEWGVHPRLSNPVAESVFAAAFLARGMRSAAGRVDALSWWVASDHFEELGRPASLLHGGFGLLTVGNLRKPRFWACKLLERLGPEEVRVELDGDGAGGLVEAWGSRDPAVGRVAVALWNVTLDQTRSTGEPLLDRAVSLRVQGLAAGAYELRHLRVDTERSNIAAVWEAMSGGADWPDDGQWAALREANRLEELEPPRRVAAPGGVVEAAFDLPMPSLSLVELVPA; this is encoded by the coding sequence ATGAGCGAGGCCAAGGAGTTCACCTGGGAGGGGCCGCGTGGCGGGCACTTCGCCGCCGCCCCGGCCGTGCTCGACGCCCCGGCCGGGCTGGCGGCCCGGCCCGGCCGGGCCCAGGTGACCCTGGAATGGGCGCCGGTGGACGGCGCCATCGGCTACCTGGTCCACCGGGCCGACGCTCCGGAGGGGCCGTTGGTGGCGCTCGACCACCACGGCGGCGACACCGTCTGGGCCGTGCCGCACCCCCCGTACGCCGACACCCAGGTGGAGGCGGGCGTGACCCGCTGGTACGCGGTCGCGGCCATCCCCGACGTCCACACCACCGGGCCGCTGTCGGCGCCGGTGGCGGCCGCCCCGGAGGCGGCGGGGGAGGCCGTGGTCGCCGTCACCGTCGACGCGGCCCGGCCCGCCGGGCCGCTGCACCGGCCCTGGCGGCCCATGATCGGCTCCGAGCACCTCAGCCACATGCTCTCGGCCGACCGCACCGGCGGCCGCCCGATCGGCGAGGAGCTCACCGAGGCCCTGCGCATCGTCCACGACGAGCTGGGGGTGGCGGCCGTGCGCGCCCACGGCATCCTCGGCGACGACCTCGGCACCTACCGGGAGGCCGGCGGCCGGCCGGTGCACGACTTCAACGGCATCGACCGCGTGTACGACCGGCTCCTCGGCGTCGGCCTGCGGCCGGTCGTGGAGCTGGCCTACATGCCCCGCGCGCTGGCCCGCGACCCCGACCACCTCGCCTTCTCCTACGAGGGGGTGTCGTCGCCGCCGCGCGACTGGGACCGCTGGGGCGGCCTGGTCCGCGACCTGGTCCAGCACCTGGTCGACCGCTACGGCCTGGACGAGGTCCGCGACCACTGGGCGTTCGAGGTCTGGAACGAGCCCAACCTCGAGTACTTCTGGAGCGGCGACGCCGGCGACTACCTGCGCCTGTACGACACGGCGGCGCGGGCCGTGCGCTCGGTCGACCCCGGCCTGCGGGTCGGGGGGCCGGCCACGGCCGCCGTCGGCTGGGTCGAGGACCTGGTCGCTCACAGCGAGAAGACCGGCGTGCCCCTGGACTTCGTCTCCACCCACCTGTACGGCAGCCCGCCGCTCGACCTGCGGCCCGCCCTGGCCCGCCACGGCCGCGAGGACGCGGCCATCTGGTGGACCGAGTGGGGCGTGCACCCGCGGCTGTCCAACCCGGTGGCCGAGTCGGTGTTCGCGGCCGCGTTCCTGGCCCGGGGGATGCGCTCGGCCGCCGGCCGGGTCGACGCCCTGTCCTGGTGGGTGGCGTCCGACCACTTCGAGGAGCTGGGCCGGCCGGCGTCGCTGCTGCACGGCGGGTTCGGGCTGCTGACCGTCGGCAACCTGCGCAAGCCTCGCTTCTGGGCGTGCAAGCTGCTGGAGCGGCTCGGCCCCGAGGAGGTCCGGGTGGAGCTGGACGGCGACGGCGCCGGCGGGCTGGTCGAGGCCTGGGGGTCGCGCGACCCGGCCGTCGGCCGGGTCGCGGTCGCGCTCTGGAACGTGACCCTCGACCAGACCCGCTCCACCGGCGAGCCGCTGCTCGACCGGGCGGTCAGCCTGCGGGTCCAGGGGCTGGCCGCGGGCGCCTACGAGCTGCGCCACCTGCGGGTCGACACCGAGCGCTCCAACATCGCCGCCGTCTGGGAGGCCATGTCCGGCGGGGCCGACTGGCCCGACGACGGCCAGTGGGCGGCGCTGCGCGAGGCCAACCGGCTCGAGGAGCTGGAGCCGCCCCGGCGGGTGGCCGCCCCCGGCGGGGTCGTGGAGGCCGCCTTCGACCTGCCCATGCCGTCGCTGTCCCTGGTCGAGCTCGTCCCCGCCTGA